In the Burkholderia cenocepacia genome, one interval contains:
- a CDS encoding VC0807 family protein, with protein sequence MKPRAGLILELFVNLVLPWVAYRVAHPYFGETGALYASAVPPIIWSIVEFIRSRRVDAVAAIVLLGITLSIVGMAFGGSPRTLLMRESIGSGTIGIVFLLSLFRERPLIYYLARATVAREMDGGAAHFEAVWDAQPGLRQMLRLMTFVWGAIMTVEMLLRWWMVVNWPVERVLVVSPVMGYTVFACLLLWTFWYRRRMRVRNSVDIPGRGGVTETAGR encoded by the coding sequence GTGAAACCGCGAGCCGGACTGATTCTCGAACTCTTCGTCAACCTCGTGCTGCCCTGGGTGGCCTATCGGGTCGCGCATCCGTATTTCGGCGAAACCGGTGCGCTGTACGCGTCGGCGGTTCCGCCGATCATCTGGTCGATCGTTGAATTCATCCGCTCGCGCCGCGTCGATGCGGTGGCGGCCATCGTGTTGCTCGGCATCACGCTGTCGATCGTCGGCATGGCGTTCGGCGGCAGCCCGCGCACGCTGCTGATGCGCGAATCGATCGGCTCTGGCACGATCGGCATCGTGTTTCTGCTGTCGCTGTTCCGCGAACGCCCGCTGATCTACTATCTCGCCCGCGCCACCGTGGCCCGCGAGATGGACGGCGGCGCCGCGCACTTCGAAGCCGTCTGGGACGCGCAACCGGGCCTGCGGCAGATGCTGCGGCTGATGACGTTCGTGTGGGGCGCCATCATGACGGTCGAGATGCTGCTGCGCTGGTGGATGGTCGTCAACTGGCCGGTCGAACGCGTGCTGGTCGTGTCGCCGGTCATGGGCTACACGGTGTTTGCCTGCCTGTTGCTGTGGACGTTCTGGTACCGGCGGCGGATGCGCGTGCGCAACAGCGTCGACATCCCGGGCCGCGGCGGCGTCACCGAAACCGCCGGTCGCTGA
- a CDS encoding type II CAAX prenyl endopeptidase Rce1 family protein translates to MSLSLLPCATIWLALFAAAAFAWHRPLHGLSIGLAALGYAGALAFGQIAPITLAPLALLIAAGWGVLPERPLAVRIIAHLVFAALAIALSLHLIPGFHNPRVIGPIHFTPDAVPFTMYLNFDKPLIGLWLLWALPWVAPDVALSRALRTGAVAAVATAIACLAGALAFGMVGWAPKWPPSGWLWLVNNVLLVTLAEEALFRGYVQGGLTRAFRACSWGPWVALAAGALLFGAAHAAGGWPWIVLGTVAGVGYGLAWRRGGLLAAALAHAGLNVVHFGLFTYPMLAAAR, encoded by the coding sequence ATGTCCCTTTCGCTCCTTCCGTGTGCCACGATCTGGCTCGCCCTGTTCGCGGCCGCCGCCTTCGCGTGGCATCGCCCGCTGCATGGCCTGAGCATCGGCCTCGCCGCGCTCGGCTATGCAGGCGCGCTGGCGTTCGGCCAGATCGCGCCGATCACGCTGGCGCCGCTCGCGCTGCTGATCGCGGCCGGCTGGGGCGTGCTGCCCGAGCGCCCGCTCGCGGTGCGCATCATCGCGCACCTCGTCTTTGCCGCGCTCGCGATCGCGCTGAGCCTGCACCTGATTCCCGGCTTCCACAATCCGCGCGTGATCGGGCCGATCCACTTCACGCCGGACGCCGTGCCGTTCACGATGTACCTGAATTTCGACAAGCCGCTCATCGGCCTGTGGCTGCTGTGGGCGCTGCCGTGGGTCGCGCCCGATGTCGCGCTGTCGCGCGCGCTGCGCACCGGCGCGGTGGCGGCCGTCGCAACGGCTATCGCGTGCCTGGCCGGCGCGCTCGCGTTCGGGATGGTCGGCTGGGCCCCCAAATGGCCGCCGTCGGGCTGGCTGTGGCTCGTGAATAACGTGTTGCTGGTGACGCTCGCCGAGGAAGCGCTGTTCCGCGGCTACGTGCAAGGCGGGCTGACCCGCGCGTTCCGCGCGTGCTCATGGGGCCCGTGGGTCGCGCTCGCGGCCGGCGCGCTGCTGTTCGGCGCCGCGCACGCCGCGGGCGGCTGGCCATGGATCGTGCTCGGCACGGTGGCCGGCGTCGGCTACGGGCTAGCGTGGCGGCGCGGCGGCCTGCTCGCTGCCGCGCTCGCGCATGCGGGGCTGAACGTCGTCCACTTCGGCCTGTTCACCTATCCGATGCTCGCCGCCGCGCGCTGA
- a CDS encoding aldo/keto reductase, protein MEYVKFGSTGLDVSKLVLGCMTFGEPSRGTHPWTLPEAESRPIIQRAVEAGINFFDTANMYSDGTSEEIVGRALRDFAKRDDVVIATKVFYRMRPGPNGAGLSRKAIMTDIDQSLKRLGTDYVDLYQIHRWDYGTPIEETLEALHDVVKAGKARYIGASSMFAWQFAKALHTSKQNGWTRFVSMQNHLNLLYREEEREMLPLCEDEGIAVIPWSPLARGRLTRNWDETSERQQKDDVGQRLYDATADADKAVVEAVAAIAAARNVPRAQVALAWVAQKRGMTAPIVGISKPQQLDDALGALALKLTDDEIATLERPYVPHAVAGFN, encoded by the coding sequence ATGGAATACGTGAAATTCGGGTCGACCGGGCTGGACGTGTCGAAGCTGGTGCTGGGCTGCATGACGTTCGGCGAGCCGTCGCGCGGCACGCATCCGTGGACGCTGCCGGAAGCGGAAAGCCGCCCGATCATCCAGCGGGCGGTCGAGGCCGGCATCAACTTCTTCGATACGGCGAACATGTATTCGGACGGTACGTCGGAGGAGATCGTCGGCCGCGCGCTGCGCGATTTCGCGAAACGCGACGACGTCGTGATCGCGACCAAGGTGTTCTACCGGATGCGGCCGGGGCCGAACGGCGCGGGCCTGTCGCGCAAGGCGATCATGACCGACATCGACCAGAGCCTGAAGCGGCTCGGCACCGACTACGTCGATCTCTACCAGATTCACCGCTGGGATTACGGCACGCCGATCGAGGAGACGCTCGAGGCGCTGCACGACGTCGTGAAGGCCGGCAAGGCGCGCTATATCGGCGCATCGTCGATGTTCGCGTGGCAGTTCGCGAAGGCGCTGCACACGTCGAAGCAGAACGGCTGGACCCGCTTCGTCAGCATGCAGAACCACCTGAACCTGCTGTATCGCGAAGAGGAGCGCGAAATGCTGCCGCTGTGCGAGGACGAAGGCATCGCGGTGATCCCGTGGAGCCCGCTTGCACGCGGGCGCCTGACGCGCAACTGGGACGAAACGTCGGAACGGCAGCAGAAGGACGACGTCGGCCAGCGGCTGTACGACGCGACGGCCGATGCCGACAAGGCGGTCGTCGAGGCCGTCGCGGCGATCGCCGCCGCGCGCAACGTGCCGCGGGCGCAGGTCGCGCTGGCGTGGGTCGCGCAAAAGCGCGGCATGACCGCACCGATCGTCGGCATTTCGAAGCCGCAGCAACTGGACGACGCGCTCGGCGCGCTCGCGCTGAAGCTGACCGACGACGAAATCGCCACGCTCGAACGCCCGTACGTGCCGCACGCGGTGGCCGGGTTCAACTGA
- a CDS encoding MarC family protein, which translates to MIVNRLVSEILFGFTGLIGIINPIGIAFLFLERTETLTAHERDLLARKVAFNAFVVLMVAFFAGTPVLHFFGISMEALRIGGGFAVAVAGWQMLNEPDGPGGGDTPVKPIDANAIMTRAFFPLTVPLTVGPGSIATAIALNANRTHKLSEFMLSSIVSIAVSVLVALVIWQVYSRSALLARYLGSEGTKVAKRVSAFLLLCIGVQIMLTGFSAFLQPLADQAK; encoded by the coding sequence ATGATCGTCAACCGCCTTGTCTCCGAGATCCTGTTCGGCTTTACCGGCCTGATCGGCATCATCAATCCGATCGGCATCGCGTTCCTGTTTCTCGAACGGACCGAGACGCTCACCGCGCACGAACGGGATCTGCTCGCGAGGAAGGTCGCGTTCAATGCGTTCGTCGTGCTGATGGTCGCGTTCTTCGCCGGCACGCCGGTGCTGCATTTCTTCGGGATCTCGATGGAAGCGCTGCGGATCGGCGGCGGCTTCGCGGTCGCCGTGGCCGGCTGGCAGATGCTGAACGAACCCGACGGGCCGGGCGGCGGCGATACGCCGGTCAAGCCGATCGACGCGAACGCGATCATGACGCGCGCGTTCTTCCCGTTGACCGTGCCGCTGACGGTCGGCCCCGGCTCGATCGCGACCGCGATCGCGCTGAACGCGAACCGCACGCACAAGCTGTCGGAATTCATGCTGTCGAGCATCGTGTCGATCGCCGTGTCCGTGCTCGTCGCGCTCGTGATCTGGCAGGTCTACAGCCGCTCCGCGCTGCTCGCACGCTACCTCGGCAGCGAGGGGACCAAGGTCGCGAAGCGCGTGTCGGCGTTCCTGCTGCTGTGCATCGGCGTGCAGATCATGCTGACCGGCTTCTCCGCGTTCCTGCAGCCGCTCGCCGACCAGGCCAAGTAA
- a CDS encoding enoyl-CoA hydratase-related protein: MDGLKTLAVTVDARGIATVALQRGDVLNAFDEAMIAELTEAFTALGRRDDVRAIVLRSDGRAFCAGADLQWMQRASANDAAANLRDAERFAAMMRAIRQCPKPTVARVQGHAFGGGVGLCAACDIVIASDHARFSVSEARFGILPAVIGPYLVEAVGQRQARRLALTATQLAAAEAVAIGLIHQAVPLDALDDTLERTLAELGRNGPHALMEIKRFFDAIGEYPPSDERAAFTAQTISRVRATPEAKEGFAAFFAKRPPAWEAGAE; the protein is encoded by the coding sequence ATGGATGGATTGAAGACCCTGGCCGTCACGGTCGATGCACGCGGCATCGCGACCGTCGCGCTGCAGCGCGGCGACGTGCTGAACGCGTTCGACGAGGCGATGATCGCGGAACTCACCGAGGCCTTCACGGCGCTCGGCCGACGCGACGACGTGCGCGCGATCGTGCTGCGTTCGGATGGCCGCGCCTTTTGCGCGGGCGCCGACCTGCAGTGGATGCAGCGCGCGAGCGCGAACGATGCGGCCGCGAATCTGCGCGACGCCGAGCGGTTCGCCGCGATGATGCGCGCGATCCGGCAGTGCCCGAAACCGACGGTCGCGCGCGTGCAGGGCCACGCGTTCGGCGGCGGTGTGGGCCTGTGCGCGGCGTGCGACATCGTGATTGCGAGCGACCACGCGCGCTTTTCGGTCAGCGAGGCGCGCTTCGGCATCCTGCCGGCCGTGATCGGCCCGTATCTGGTCGAGGCGGTCGGCCAGCGCCAGGCGCGCCGGCTCGCGCTGACCGCGACGCAGCTCGCGGCCGCCGAAGCCGTCGCGATCGGCCTGATCCATCAGGCCGTGCCGCTCGATGCGCTCGACGACACGCTCGAGCGCACGCTCGCGGAGTTGGGCCGCAACGGCCCGCACGCGCTGATGGAGATCAAGCGCTTTTTCGACGCGATCGGCGAGTACCCGCCGTCGGACGAACGCGCGGCGTTCACCGCGCAGACGATCTCCCGCGTGCGTGCGACGCCGGAAGCGAAGGAGGGCTTCGCGGCCTTCTTCGCAAAGCGGCCGCCGGCGTGGGAGGCGGGCGCCGAATAA
- the paaK gene encoding phenylacetate--CoA ligase PaaK produces MTHPTHPAAALEPIETASRDELQALQLERLKWSLRHAYDNVPHYRRTFDAAGVHPDDLKSLADLAKFPFSTKTDLRDNYPFGLFAMPREQVVRVHASSGTTGKPTVVGYTARDIDTWANVTARSIRAAGGRPGDTLHNAFGYGLFTGGLGIHYGAERLGCMVVPMSGGQTEKQVQLIRDFEPKIILVTPSYMLNLIDEMVRQGMDPAESSLKIGIFGAEPWTQALRDEVETRVGIDALDIYGLSEVMGPGVACECVETKDGPVIWEDHFYPEIIDPVTGEVLPDGSQGELVFTSLTKEAMPVIRYRTRDLTALLPPTARAMRRLAKITGRSDDMLIVRGVNVFPSQIEEIVVALPQLSGQFQITLSRDGHMDRLDLAVELRSEAAASVSDGDRGALARELQHRIKTMVGVSSGVTVLAAGGIPATATGKARRVIDRRQAA; encoded by the coding sequence ATGACTCACCCGACGCATCCCGCCGCCGCCCTCGAGCCGATCGAGACCGCCAGCCGCGACGAACTGCAGGCGCTGCAGCTCGAACGCCTCAAATGGTCGCTGCGCCACGCATACGACAACGTCCCGCACTATCGGCGCACGTTCGATGCGGCGGGCGTGCATCCGGACGACCTGAAGTCGCTCGCCGATCTCGCGAAATTCCCGTTCTCGACCAAGACCGACCTGCGCGACAACTATCCGTTCGGCCTCTTCGCGATGCCGCGCGAGCAGGTCGTGCGCGTGCACGCGTCGAGCGGCACGACCGGCAAGCCGACCGTGGTCGGCTACACCGCGCGCGACATCGACACGTGGGCGAACGTGACCGCGCGCTCGATCCGCGCGGCCGGCGGCCGCCCGGGCGATACGCTGCACAACGCGTTCGGCTATGGTCTCTTCACCGGCGGTCTCGGGATTCACTACGGCGCGGAGCGGCTCGGCTGCATGGTCGTGCCGATGTCCGGCGGGCAGACCGAGAAACAGGTGCAGCTGATTCGCGATTTCGAGCCGAAGATCATCCTCGTCACGCCGTCTTACATGCTGAACCTGATCGACGAGATGGTGCGGCAGGGAATGGACCCGGCCGAATCGTCGCTGAAGATCGGCATCTTCGGCGCCGAGCCGTGGACGCAGGCGCTGCGCGACGAAGTGGAGACGCGCGTGGGCATCGACGCGCTCGACATCTACGGGCTGTCGGAAGTGATGGGCCCGGGCGTCGCGTGCGAATGCGTCGAGACGAAGGACGGCCCGGTGATCTGGGAAGACCATTTCTACCCGGAGATCATCGACCCCGTCACCGGTGAAGTGCTGCCCGACGGCAGCCAGGGCGAGCTCGTGTTCACGTCGTTGACGAAGGAGGCGATGCCGGTGATCCGCTACCGCACGCGCGACCTCACCGCGCTGCTGCCGCCGACCGCGCGCGCGATGCGCCGGCTCGCGAAGATCACGGGCCGCTCCGACGACATGCTGATCGTGCGCGGCGTGAACGTGTTCCCGAGCCAGATCGAGGAGATCGTCGTCGCGCTGCCGCAGTTGTCGGGCCAGTTCCAGATCACGCTGTCGCGCGACGGTCACATGGACCGGCTCGACCTCGCGGTCGAGTTGCGTTCCGAGGCGGCGGCGTCGGTGAGCGACGGCGATCGCGGGGCACTCGCGCGCGAGCTGCAACACCGGATCAAGACGATGGTCGGCGTGTCGTCCGGCGTGACGGTGCTGGCAGCCGGCGGTATCCCGGCGACCGCGACCGGCAAGGCGCGCCGCGTGATCGATCGCCGCCAGGCGGCGTGA
- a CDS encoding 3-hydroxyacyl-CoA dehydrogenase — translation MAVSSAHSVNSGALAPSAVVGVIGAGAMGAGIAQVAAAAGHAVLLYDLNEAACDKALAGIRAQFARLAEKGRLEPAQADAAGNRIRAVRALADFAGAALIVEAAAERLDVKREIFATLERHVDDTCVLATNTSSISITSIAAGLRVPQRVAGLHFFNPAPLMALVEVVSGLATAPEVAGMLHATAAALGKQPVMAKSTPGFIVNRVARPYYAEALRVLNEQGGTPATIDAVMREAGGFRMGPFELMDLIGHDVNFAVTESVFRAYFNDPRYTPSLIQQELVNAGFLGRKSGRGFYSYADGATTPAPDLEPPRAAPAEIALFAQDGPAAALHARLAERIEGARRNGAHADELLAVAGRASIALTDGRTATARAAQTGVADLVLVDLARDYAQAGLVALTRALQCNDAAYADAVGLFQQAGFRVVGIADVPGMVAMRTVAMLANEAADTVNQGVCSPADLDLAMEKGVNYPCGPLAWADAIGVGRVHRVLSNLAASYGEDRYRVSPRVAALHAAGRTFRS, via the coding sequence ATGGCTGTTTCCTCTGCACATTCGGTGAACTCGGGCGCGCTGGCGCCGTCGGCCGTCGTCGGCGTGATCGGCGCCGGCGCGATGGGCGCGGGCATTGCGCAGGTCGCGGCGGCGGCCGGCCATGCGGTGCTGCTGTACGACCTGAACGAAGCAGCCTGCGACAAGGCGCTGGCCGGCATCCGCGCCCAGTTCGCGCGGCTGGCGGAGAAGGGCCGGCTCGAACCGGCGCAGGCCGACGCAGCGGGCAATCGAATCCGCGCGGTGCGCGCGCTGGCCGATTTCGCGGGCGCCGCGCTGATCGTCGAGGCGGCGGCCGAACGGCTCGACGTGAAGCGCGAGATCTTCGCGACCCTCGAACGTCATGTCGATGACACCTGCGTGCTGGCGACCAACACGTCGTCGATCTCGATCACGTCGATCGCGGCCGGGCTGCGCGTGCCGCAGCGCGTCGCCGGCCTGCATTTCTTCAATCCGGCGCCGCTGATGGCGCTCGTCGAGGTGGTCAGCGGGCTCGCGACCGCGCCCGAGGTCGCCGGGATGCTTCATGCGACCGCCGCCGCGTTGGGCAAGCAACCGGTGATGGCGAAATCGACGCCGGGCTTCATCGTGAACCGCGTCGCACGGCCGTATTACGCGGAGGCGCTGCGTGTACTGAACGAGCAGGGCGGCACGCCGGCCACGATCGACGCGGTGATGCGCGAAGCCGGCGGGTTCCGGATGGGGCCGTTCGAGCTGATGGACCTGATCGGCCACGACGTGAATTTCGCGGTGACCGAGTCGGTGTTCCGCGCGTACTTCAACGACCCGCGCTACACGCCGTCGCTGATCCAGCAGGAGCTCGTGAACGCGGGCTTCCTCGGGCGCAAGTCCGGGCGCGGCTTCTATTCGTATGCGGACGGCGCGACGACGCCCGCGCCCGATCTCGAGCCGCCGCGCGCCGCGCCGGCGGAGATCGCGCTGTTTGCGCAGGACGGCCCGGCCGCCGCGCTGCACGCGCGCCTGGCCGAACGGATCGAAGGCGCGCGGCGCAACGGCGCGCATGCGGACGAACTGCTCGCCGTGGCCGGCCGCGCGTCGATCGCGCTGACCGATGGCCGCACCGCGACCGCGCGCGCCGCGCAAACAGGCGTGGCCGACCTCGTGCTCGTCGACCTGGCGCGCGATTACGCGCAGGCCGGGCTCGTCGCGCTGACGCGTGCGCTCCAGTGCAACGACGCCGCGTATGCGGACGCGGTCGGCCTGTTCCAGCAGGCGGGCTTTCGCGTGGTCGGCATCGCGGACGTGCCGGGGATGGTCGCGATGCGCACCGTCGCGATGCTCGCGAACGAAGCGGCCGATACGGTCAACCAGGGCGTGTGCTCGCCTGCCGATCTCGATCTCGCGATGGAGAAGGGCGTGAACTATCCGTGCGGCCCGCTTGCGTGGGCCGATGCGATCGGCGTCGGCCGCGTGCATCGCGTGCTGTCGAACCTGGCGGCGAGCTACGGCGAGGACCGCTATCGCGTGTCGCCGCGCGTCGCCGCGCTGCACGCGGCCGGCCGCACGTTCCGGTCGTAG
- a CDS encoding calcium:proton antiporter, whose translation MPLSSNQLPRWTLWAPLAAWLVLALSRVVPAEGLVIAVFAAALAGAVFAAVHHAEVVAHRVGEPFGTLVLAVAVTVIEVALIVSVMLGAGPEKSGLARDTVYAAVMIICNGIVGICLLVGAWKHGEQDFQGRGASKALAVLASLSVLSLVMPNYLSAAPGPFFSKSQLAFAGVASLVLYGAFVFVQTVRHRDYFLAAHDSANEAVHAAAPSNRTAITSMVLLFASLVAVVLLAKLLSPAVEHAVLKLGAPEAAVGIVIAALVLLPEGLAAVTAARANRLQTSMNLALGSALASIGLTIPTVAAVFIWVGQPLTLGIGAMETVLLALTLLVSTLTLSQGRTTVLHGVVHVALFAAYLFLSFTH comes from the coding sequence ATGCCGCTCTCGTCCAACCAGCTCCCGCGCTGGACCCTCTGGGCCCCGCTTGCCGCCTGGCTGGTACTCGCGCTGTCGCGCGTCGTGCCGGCCGAAGGCCTCGTCATCGCGGTATTCGCCGCCGCGCTCGCCGGCGCCGTGTTTGCCGCCGTCCACCATGCGGAAGTCGTCGCGCACCGTGTCGGCGAACCGTTCGGCACGCTCGTGCTCGCGGTCGCCGTGACCGTCATCGAAGTCGCGCTGATCGTATCGGTGATGCTCGGCGCAGGCCCGGAAAAATCGGGCCTCGCCCGCGACACCGTCTACGCCGCCGTGATGATCATCTGCAACGGCATCGTCGGCATCTGCCTGCTGGTCGGCGCATGGAAGCACGGCGAACAGGACTTCCAGGGGCGCGGCGCGAGCAAGGCGCTCGCGGTGCTCGCGTCGCTGTCGGTGCTGTCGCTCGTGATGCCGAACTACCTGAGCGCCGCCCCGGGCCCGTTCTTCTCGAAATCGCAGCTCGCGTTCGCCGGCGTCGCATCGCTCGTGCTGTATGGCGCATTCGTGTTCGTGCAGACCGTGCGCCACCGCGACTACTTCCTCGCCGCGCACGACAGCGCCAACGAAGCGGTGCACGCGGCAGCGCCGAGCAACCGCACCGCGATCACCAGCATGGTGCTGCTGTTCGCGAGCCTGGTCGCGGTCGTGCTGCTCGCGAAGCTGCTGTCGCCGGCCGTCGAGCATGCGGTGCTGAAGCTCGGCGCGCCCGAAGCCGCGGTCGGTATCGTGATCGCCGCGCTCGTGCTGCTGCCGGAAGGGCTCGCGGCCGTCACCGCCGCGCGCGCGAACCGCCTGCAGACCAGCATGAACCTCGCGCTCGGTTCGGCGCTCGCGAGCATCGGGCTCACGATCCCGACTGTCGCGGCCGTGTTCATCTGGGTCGGCCAGCCGCTCACGCTCGGGATCGGCGCAATGGAGACGGTCCTGCTCGCGCTCACGCTGCTGGTCAGCACGCTCACGCTGAGCCAGGGGCGCACGACGGTGCTGCACGGCGTCGTGCACGTCGCGCTGTTCGCCGCCTATCTGTTCCTGTCGTTCACCCACTGA